In Opitutus sp., one genomic interval encodes:
- the murF gene encoding UDP-N-acetylmuramoyl-tripeptide--D-alanyl-D-alanine ligase, which yields MPDFSPDKIAAWASGKWTSLPGAPLTSFTTDTRQLRNGQVFVALRTEKRDGHDYLLAAQNAGASAAIVTRANPDLGLAQLVVADPLVAFQCIARAHRRAFRGPVIGISGSAGKTSTKNLLALLLGGERGGVLSTEGNLNNHLGVPLTLTRLDPLRHKFAVIEAGISGPGEMEVLAGMIEPDFAIITFVGPAHLQELGGLEGVAAAKAALPAAVRTGGAALFPQSCCQFAAFRDLRVNAWRLGRADLPIPADQPLANTFFTLIQCADETLIAMRDSVSGKALNFVLRRVSDGMAQNAALAIRAALLLGVKAETIRERLVSWQPAALRGELRREEGRMLYIDCYNANPAAMGDALDAFYAVAPESDPRLLVIGCMEELGVESPMYHRALGRSIRLRRQDQLMVIGDAAESVREGALGHLAVASQVEVVATLDPVRERLAAFRGAVFIKGSRRYKLETILSGTAATDAH from the coding sequence GTGCCTGATTTTTCTCCAGATAAAATTGCTGCCTGGGCATCCGGCAAATGGACGAGCCTTCCGGGGGCACCACTCACCAGCTTCACCACGGATACGCGCCAGTTGCGCAACGGGCAGGTGTTTGTCGCACTGCGCACAGAGAAAAGGGATGGCCATGATTATTTGCTGGCGGCTCAGAATGCGGGTGCCAGTGCCGCGATTGTCACTCGGGCTAATCCTGATTTGGGATTGGCTCAGCTTGTCGTCGCCGATCCTTTGGTTGCGTTTCAGTGCATTGCCCGTGCGCATCGGCGGGCATTTCGCGGGCCGGTGATTGGTATTTCCGGAAGCGCCGGAAAGACCTCCACCAAGAACCTTCTTGCGCTTTTATTGGGTGGCGAACGCGGCGGTGTGCTTTCGACTGAAGGTAATCTTAATAACCACCTCGGTGTCCCCCTCACGCTTACCCGGCTGGATCCATTACGGCACAAATTTGCGGTAATTGAGGCGGGGATCAGCGGACCGGGCGAAATGGAAGTTCTGGCCGGAATGATTGAGCCGGATTTCGCCATTATCACCTTTGTGGGGCCTGCTCATTTGCAGGAGTTAGGCGGGCTTGAAGGGGTTGCCGCAGCCAAGGCGGCGTTACCTGCTGCGGTCCGCACCGGAGGCGCGGCGCTGTTTCCTCAATCCTGCTGCCAATTCGCCGCGTTTCGTGACCTTCGCGTAAATGCTTGGCGGCTGGGACGTGCGGATTTACCCATCCCGGCAGACCAGCCGCTGGCGAATACATTTTTCACGTTAATCCAATGTGCGGATGAGACGCTCATTGCCATGCGTGATTCAGTCTCGGGCAAAGCGTTGAATTTTGTCCTTCGCCGGGTGTCGGATGGCATGGCGCAAAACGCAGCACTCGCGATTCGAGCTGCGTTGTTGCTTGGGGTGAAGGCCGAAACAATTCGCGAGCGTCTGGTGAGTTGGCAGCCTGCCGCGTTGCGCGGTGAACTTCGGCGCGAGGAAGGCCGCATGCTTTATATCGACTGCTACAATGCCAACCCCGCTGCCATGGGGGATGCGTTGGATGCGTTTTATGCGGTCGCCCCAGAAAGCGACCCTCGATTATTGGTGATTGGTTGCATGGAGGAGCTTGGGGTTGAATCCCCGATGTACCATCGCGCACTGGGCCGTTCGATTCGCTTGCGCCGTCAAGATCAGCTCATGGTGATCGGCGATGCCGCCGAATCCGTTCGGGAGGGGGCGCTCGGCCATTTGGCAGTGGCTTCACAGGTCGAGGTTGTCGCAACCCTCGATCCGGTCCGTGAACGACTCGCAGCATTTCGGGGTGCGGTTTTCATCAAGGGAAGCCGCCGTTATAAACTGGAAACCATTTTAAGCGGTACGGCTGCAACCGACGCGCACTAA
- the mraY gene encoding phospho-N-acetylmuramoyl-pentapeptide-transferase translates to MFSYLADYENVWGPLRVLRFITLRTLMAAGTATLIGFVIGPWLIRKLGALKFGQHYDDDRTGDLAQKFDKKNTPTMGGLLIFFSVFFSTVLWAQPNIWVLVSLFVYTALTGVGFRDDYLKVVKKNRDGISSREKMGWQTLITIIALAALVLHPTSSDKIRELWVPFIKYPILTAMPVAVLFVLVFFWVVGFSNAINLTDGLDGLAIGCTITVALVYGIMAYAAGNVKIAEYLLISHVPGTGELAVICGALVGAGMAFLWYNSYPAELFMGDTGSLALGGLIGMIAFMVQQPLTLVIVGGVFVVEAISVMIQVGFFKYTRRRYGEGRRFFRMAPIHHHFQKAGWPETKVVLRFWVISLMCALAGLGTLKIR, encoded by the coding sequence ATGTTCAGCTATCTGGCCGACTACGAAAATGTATGGGGACCGCTGCGTGTGCTGCGGTTCATCACGCTGCGCACCCTAATGGCGGCGGGCACGGCCACGTTGATCGGCTTTGTGATTGGGCCCTGGCTCATCCGTAAGCTGGGCGCACTCAAGTTTGGGCAACATTACGACGATGATCGCACCGGTGATCTTGCGCAGAAATTCGACAAGAAAAACACCCCGACTATGGGTGGGTTGCTCATTTTTTTTTCCGTCTTCTTCAGCACGGTTCTCTGGGCCCAACCGAATATCTGGGTCCTGGTATCGCTCTTTGTTTACACCGCGCTGACTGGGGTTGGATTTCGCGATGACTACCTCAAGGTGGTCAAAAAAAACCGGGACGGCATCTCCTCGCGCGAGAAAATGGGCTGGCAGACGCTCATCACCATCATCGCCTTGGCGGCCTTGGTGCTGCATCCGACCAGCTCGGATAAAATCCGCGAGTTATGGGTCCCGTTTATTAAGTATCCGATTCTCACTGCTATGCCGGTGGCAGTGCTATTTGTATTAGTCTTTTTTTGGGTGGTTGGGTTCAGCAACGCGATCAACCTCACCGACGGGCTCGATGGTCTGGCGATTGGTTGCACCATCACCGTCGCGTTGGTTTACGGCATCATGGCGTATGCGGCCGGCAACGTGAAGATTGCCGAATACCTGCTCATTAGCCACGTGCCGGGGACCGGCGAACTCGCGGTGATCTGCGGCGCGCTGGTCGGCGCGGGTATGGCGTTTTTATGGTACAACTCCTATCCGGCTGAGTTGTTCATGGGCGACACGGGCTCCCTGGCGCTGGGTGGGCTCATCGGGATGATCGCCTTCATGGTGCAACAACCCCTTACGCTCGTCATCGTGGGAGGTGTTTTTGTGGTCGAGGCGATCTCGGTCATGATTCAGGTCGGTTTCTTTAAGTATACACGCCGCCGCTACGGTGAGGGCCGCCGGTTCTTTCGCATGGCACCCATTCATCACCACTTTCAAAAAGCCGGTTGGCCGGAGACAAAAGTCGTGCTGCGTTTTTGGGTTATCTCACTCATGTGCGCCCTTGCCGGTCTAGGAACGTTGAAAATCCGTTGA
- a CDS encoding UDP-N-acetylmuramoyl-L-alanyl-D-glutamate--2,6-diaminopimelate ligase encodes MIGYLTQNHALIHAFRQPRQAATPRHSTDSTTNRVFKMAPQLSDCFSEKEAIAVKGSLDRPISGLVMDSRRVVPGTLFFALPGLRADGASYIDEAVNRGAVAVVTQKIPTPTPAKVTFIQVADARATLARVAQRFYKFPDRDLQVVGVTGTNGKTTVTHLVKHLLNDGPRVGLIGTINYDLGARTVPSYKTTPESLDIFGMLAQMRDAGCKQAVMEVSSHGIDQQRVLGLNFGAAIFTNLTRDHLDYHKTMEAYFEVKTRLFTGHTGAEPKVAIVNTDDPYGVRLVDYIHTSVPGAKVVTYGENATAQVRAEQVSLNFKNTTFKLVWPTGEALVDSPLIGRYNVSNLLAAFATAWGLGRDPSMLIARLRNFSGVPGRMERIEEGQSFNVLVDYAHTDDALSNALGMLRTITPGRLLVVFGCGGNRDRAKRPMMVKAVQDYADFALATADNPRGEPLTQIFNDMQAGVTAPLKMTWIEDRRRAISLALDMAKPGDCLLIAGKGHETYQEFADTVSPFDDRQVVRELIEIKKIKRSV; translated from the coding sequence ATGATCGGCTATCTCACACAGAATCACGCCTTGATTCATGCGTTTAGACAACCGCGTCAAGCGGCGACCCCGCGTCACTCCACTGATTCAACCACCAACCGCGTCTTCAAAATGGCCCCCCAACTCTCCGATTGTTTCAGTGAGAAAGAGGCGATCGCCGTCAAGGGATCGCTCGATCGCCCCATTTCGGGTTTGGTCATGGACAGTCGGCGTGTCGTTCCCGGCACACTCTTTTTTGCTTTACCAGGTCTGCGTGCGGATGGCGCTTCCTACATCGATGAAGCCGTCAACCGGGGCGCGGTTGCGGTGGTGACCCAAAAGATCCCGACCCCAACGCCGGCAAAAGTGACGTTTATCCAAGTCGCCGATGCTCGGGCCACGCTCGCACGCGTAGCCCAGCGGTTCTATAAATTCCCCGATCGTGATCTTCAGGTTGTTGGTGTCACAGGTACAAATGGTAAGACCACCGTGACGCATCTGGTTAAACATCTCCTCAATGACGGGCCGCGCGTGGGTTTGATCGGCACGATTAACTACGACCTTGGTGCTCGCACCGTGCCGTCTTACAAGACTACACCTGAGTCGCTGGACATCTTTGGCATGCTCGCGCAAATGCGCGATGCGGGTTGCAAGCAAGCCGTGATGGAAGTCAGTTCGCACGGTATCGACCAACAGCGCGTGCTGGGACTTAATTTTGGTGCCGCCATTTTCACCAATCTCACACGCGACCATCTCGATTATCACAAGACGATGGAGGCTTATTTTGAGGTGAAGACGCGTCTCTTCACCGGGCACACCGGAGCAGAACCCAAGGTTGCCATTGTCAACACCGACGATCCTTACGGCGTGCGCTTGGTCGATTATATCCACACCAGTGTGCCGGGGGCAAAGGTGGTTACCTACGGTGAAAACGCCACGGCGCAGGTGCGGGCGGAGCAGGTGTCACTTAACTTCAAAAACACCACCTTCAAGCTGGTCTGGCCCACAGGGGAAGCGCTGGTCGATTCACCTCTGATTGGTCGCTACAATGTGAGCAATCTGTTGGCCGCCTTCGCCACTGCCTGGGGCTTGGGACGCGATCCCAGTATGTTAATTGCACGCCTGCGCAATTTTTCCGGTGTGCCGGGTCGCATGGAGCGCATCGAGGAAGGTCAGTCTTTCAATGTTCTGGTGGACTACGCCCACACCGATGACGCTTTGAGCAACGCGCTCGGGATGCTGCGCACGATCACGCCCGGCCGTCTGTTGGTCGTGTTTGGTTGCGGCGGAAACCGCGACCGCGCTAAGCGCCCAATGATGGTCAAAGCAGTCCAAGACTACGCGGACTTTGCCCTCGCCACCGCCGACAACCCGCGTGGCGAGCCGCTCACGCAAATTTTCAATGACATGCAGGCCGGCGTAACGGCACCGCTCAAGATGACCTGGATCGAGGACCGACGCCGCGCCATCAGCCTTGCTCTCGACATGGCCAAGCCCGGGGACTGCCTGCTGATCGCCGGCAAAGGCCATGAAACGTATCAGGAGTTTGCTGACACCGTGAGCCCTTTCGACGATCGCCAGGTCGTACGTGAGCTCATCGAGATTAAAAAAATTAAACGCTCAGTTTGA
- the murD gene encoding UDP-N-acetylmuramoyl-L-alanine--D-glutamate ligase produces the protein MNLVVPEFIQPLLAHPVAVFGGGVSGRAVCNLIEKIGGTAVIFDQGGKAGALSEFRGAAATAHQLVIYSPGFQPTHPWIAEALAAGSVCLAELDFASLFWRGSLVSITGTNGKTTLTEFLTHALRSVGRDAYSTGNIGFSFSQLVVDRDGGAPDSIAVCEVSSFQAETLRHFRADAALWTNFAEDHLERHGTMESYFHAKWRLFERSVGGYVFAGSSVQSYAVKLRQTLPAEAQVETEGQPGDVLLRGTVFAHYPQQENFILAAAWWRSQGLLETDLYAAAQSFQLGAHRLARVAVKDGVTWWNDSKATNFHAVEAAVAGFGTPVILIAGGKSKGGDVAAFVRRLVPQVKHSFLIGETRNVMATFAGVAGMPHTVCVDLAEAARRAAEMAVAGDNILLSPGFASFDQFKNYEDRGLQFIALVNNCSGAFVS, from the coding sequence ATGAACCTCGTCGTACCTGAATTCATCCAGCCCTTATTGGCTCATCCGGTCGCTGTTTTTGGCGGCGGTGTGAGTGGACGGGCCGTGTGCAACCTGATCGAAAAAATCGGCGGCACTGCCGTGATATTTGACCAAGGCGGCAAGGCTGGCGCGCTGAGTGAGTTCCGGGGCGCAGCTGCAACCGCGCACCAACTGGTGATTTATTCACCTGGATTTCAGCCGACTCATCCCTGGATAGCTGAGGCGCTCGCGGCGGGCTCAGTGTGTTTGGCCGAGCTCGACTTTGCCTCGCTGTTTTGGCGTGGTTCACTGGTTTCCATTACAGGGACAAATGGGAAAACCACGTTGACCGAATTCCTCACGCATGCCCTGCGTTCGGTCGGTCGCGACGCGTATTCAACCGGCAATATCGGCTTTTCATTTTCACAGTTGGTGGTTGATCGCGACGGCGGGGCGCCTGATTCGATCGCGGTGTGCGAGGTCAGTTCATTCCAAGCGGAAACACTTAGGCATTTCCGGGCCGATGCGGCACTTTGGACCAATTTTGCCGAGGATCACTTGGAGCGGCACGGCACCATGGAATCCTATTTCCATGCCAAGTGGCGCTTGTTTGAGCGCAGCGTGGGCGGGTATGTTTTTGCAGGAAGCAGCGTGCAGAGTTACGCGGTGAAATTGCGCCAGACTTTGCCCGCCGAGGCGCAGGTGGAAACCGAAGGCCAGCCCGGCGACGTGTTGTTGCGCGGCACGGTTTTCGCCCACTATCCGCAGCAGGAAAACTTCATTCTCGCGGCTGCCTGGTGGCGTAGTCAGGGACTGCTGGAGACTGATTTGTATGCCGCCGCGCAGAGCTTTCAGCTGGGCGCGCACCGGCTTGCGCGGGTAGCAGTTAAGGACGGAGTGACGTGGTGGAATGATTCCAAGGCCACCAATTTCCACGCCGTCGAGGCGGCGGTTGCTGGATTTGGTACGCCGGTGATTTTGATAGCAGGCGGGAAGTCAAAAGGCGGCGACGTGGCTGCCTTTGTCCGCAGGTTGGTGCCGCAGGTGAAACATTCGTTTTTGATCGGGGAGACCCGTAATGTGATGGCGACGTTTGCCGGAGTCGCCGGTATGCCGCACACCGTCTGCGTTGATCTCGCCGAAGCGGCCCGCCGAGCGGCCGAGATGGCCGTAGCAGGTGACAATATTTTACTCAGTCCCGGGTTTGCTAGTTTTGATCAGTTTAAAAACTATGAGGATCGGGGACTGCAGTTCATCGCGCTGGTGAATAACTGCTCAGGCGCTTTCGTTAGCTAA